AACTTGGATTTAAACATGAAATTTACAACGTAAacaattaagatttaaaaatgcaataaaagatCACTGGAATTGGTCTTTGACTAACATTACAGTAAGATCCTGAACAACATATATTCTctgttcaagcattcacatGAGAGTATCTtgatttaattccttaaaactaagttctaaaattatccattgaattattaattccttaattaattcatcagataattttgcattaagTTCAGATGTTAAGAATGACCAGAAGCACATAACTATTCCTAGCGTAgttacttttaatttctttccttacgtttctggttctaaaaatacttcccagtacaaaagaacttttataaagattaatacttccgtataatcaaaagcaagtcaagaaaagaacatgaacaacaacatatattgcacaggaaatttacattaatgtttcgtcatacaaccaattccaatgaacagaaaatttagcctatcctagacatctcaaacgtactctttacagcaattccttgcagaaagtgaagtcttgatgtcttgaaaGGTCTCCTGCTCGTCTCCTGAATTCTCCAGTATTTTTCTGGCTATTTTCGTGTGTCAGAAGATAGTTTCTgcctttctgtcacgtcttttaaaatCACATAACGtcattaattcgctcagcgcacaggtgtgtgtgcgctatgcgaatttcgtGTAACTGCTGCCTCtcaactgatgttattcgcatagcgcacaagTAATGGtgataacataaataattagaagattgagatcatttataagtgtaaaaacaactttttttcacacttatcatatatacaaaaatttacactgCAAACGGATTAACGATATTATTATTTGAGCCACTTTTTATTAGAATTCCATAAGGAATCCTAACACGAGTGAAACAAGAGAGCGTGTTGTATTGAAATATATTTGgggttttggtttttgttttgtctGGGGAAGGGAAGATGATGACGACGTTTTCAATGGTGGAAATGAAGGAAAGGAAAAAGTAAGCGAGACTTCCAGTGGTTCACGGCATAAACCAGGATTTTGATACGTGGAGCAATTCACAGAACACTAATCATTCCTCTTCTATTTATGCTCACTCCTGTCCCTCTATTTTTTTAAGGATGCTGTTCATCAGTCTCGCTTATGTGGATTGCACATGCCTTTTGGAATCATCCTAACACCATTTTCATCCTCATCAATTTCccttttttctaataaattacGTCCTAATTATTAATCCATAAATAAATCAGTATCTTAATGCAAATAAGATAAGGTGGGGTCAAAGTTGTCTTCAAGAAATCCACTTTTAGGATTTGTTTCTTACGAGTTTTTTCATTATTCGAAACTAAGTCCATTCTTGTTACTTACGATGCAAATTATATATGCGCCTTTGAATATCAATTGAACTCAACTAAACTCGCCTTCAACTTATTCAATACTTATCTTAATTACTTAcacaaaagtataaattttttgttcattGATGAAATTCGTTTCAAACCACACTGGCTAATGAGAAAgttgggtttatatacacaaaTGTCACAGCAATGTTTTTATTTGTCCCCTTGTTGGGGACTCATCACAAGAATCATAATTGGGCTTGGCGTTTCGGGGTATTTGATTCAACTTTGCACAGTACCATTTCCCTCCACCAATCCTAATAGACGATGTTCCGTGAAAGCAATTGCATCAATGTTGATAATGGAATCCACAAATATTCCCAAACGTTTGTAACTTTTGAATTTTTCACCCTTGTTTGATCCCTCCACTATGCCAATACTATTCAAAATCCTACTAGTTATTCCATTCCATGCTATTGCATGGGTCGTACCCAGCTAAGGAcgtttattattataaaaaaaaagttattttgacaCATAATTTCGTCTTTTACCAtcctaaataatattaaaatattaaattaaaggtttaatgtctcgacAGGTTcctattttcggcgtgaatctcaaataggttccttttcttttcggcgtctcaattagatccttatttttgtaaaattggagcaattaggggtctgccgtcaaattgaacaaacgcCATTAAGGAGAGTAttacgtggcatgctgacggtgtagttttaatttacgtggcattaaaaacgtgtatcaattatatttttttaatttttgaattaaaaaattaaatgtacatggtggaaatataatttaagcAAGGACAAAGTTGGAAAATCAAAATACCGAAAGCCCTATTCTCCTGTGTGGTGAACGGGTTCCTCGAGCAGTGGCTTCTAAGCCTGCGGAAGATGGTAGAACGACGTCCTCGAGAGGAGTGGTGAACGGCCCCCACCATGTTTATAGGTCCAGTGCTGATCTATTGGCTTTGAATTTGGGTTTAAATGATGGTAATCTTGGACCAATCTCGTCTACCCAGCAAGTTATTTCCTTCGAGGAAGAGTCTGTGGAGTTCTTGGAGAGGCAGGAGACAGCTTTTAACTTGATTGCTCACGTGCTGGAAAATGTCCACATTGAGTCCGGACTTTTGGAGCAGGTTAGGTTAATTGGGAAGAAGCAGCCCTATTATGCGTTTCGTGGCAAGGGTTTTCATTTGGGGTTTTTGAGTTCTCTGTTTTCGCGTCTGGCTCGCGAATTGGGTGTGGTGGTTTTTGATTCCCTTTCTGCAGATTGTAAAATGATTTGGAATTCAACTGTTACAATTTTGGGGTTAGGTTATGAAATTGGAtttgaaaatttctttgaaGGGCTTGAATTGGGGAATTATTggggtttctttttctctcccacGAACCCTAATTTGGAGTCCAATTTTTTTCCCCAATCTGATTTCGATTTCTCAGTTGCAGCTGCACATCATTTTTTTTCCCAGTTTGTCCTTAAGTTACATGATTTAACATCTGTgcaatccattttttaataaaaaaatcaattcatactCGTTTTTTTAATGTCACGTGTGATTAATCAATACAGTCATCATGCCACCAAACCCAAACTTAACTGtcgtttgttcaatttgacggTAGACCCCTAATTGCTataattttacacaaaaaaggacccaattgagacgccgaaaaaaaaagggacctatttgagattcacaaattaataaaatgagttGTAAGGTAATGAGACGAAATTAAATCATTGTCAATCAATCACtcaaccaataaaaaaaagtacagtAAACTGACGCATTACCATCCTTTTCTACACAGAAAATGGGAGAAACCAAACCGAAGTTTCTGCTAAAtacacaaaaagaaagaaaataaagtgaCTACACACATAGTATGCAGAGATGAAGCTTAGCCGTTAAAATTAGGTACAAATTGATCTTCCAAAGAGTGGAAGTGGCTACTTTCTCCCTCGAGAAGTCGCACAACCTGAACAAAAAGCTAACATTAATTGTAATAATCTGCACCAATTACACAAAATATGCAAGATATTAGAAAGAGCCTTCGTCTCTTATCATGTTCAtgttctaaataaaaataaaggttaaACTAAGTAAGAAAATGGAATATGTTTCAAATTAATTAGATATATTTTAGTtctcaaattcataaaataaatgttaaaagagataccaatttcaattttacatcaaaactaaaaaatatttaactcaaaattaaaaaatggtgAAAGCAATTAGGTTAAATTAGGTACCTCTCCCATTGAGGGACGCATCTCAGGCTTCCTTTGCACACAGAAGTATGCTGCTTTGGCCATGAGGTACAGTTCATAGGTGTCATATGATTCCGCTAGACGAGTGTCAATCAGTTCATGTAAGGCCAACTTCTCTATCATTGGCTCAGCCTAATGTTTCCACACGTAATATTATTTAGCAAGGTCAGTGACATTCATGTTGATATTGCTATTGCAAACAAGTAAAGTTTCTTTCAATGGTTAAAGAGGTAAACAATCAAAGATACCCATTGTCGGAGAGATTGTTGTTGTTCTGGATTGTTGGAATTGCCCACCTGGCGTCCTGATATCAATTGTAACAGGATAATGCCATAAGAGTACACATCTGTTCCCTCAGAAACAATACCGTCTTCAGCATACTCAGGAGCAAGGTATCTACAGTAACAAACAAACtctttgttttagtttttatgttCGGAATTTAAGGTAGTTATAGCTAACAAAAATTCTCACCCTAATGTGCCCATTATCCTTGTTTGAGGAGTTTCATTATCAGTCTTCCATTTAGCAAGGCCAAAGTCACCTAGCTGCACTTATAACCAACACACCACTTAATTCAAAGCACACACAGCTGCCATCAAACCATTTATAGTCAACATGCCACTTTAATGCGAAGACAGAAAAGAAGCCTCTCAGAGAATGATAAGATATGGAATTTCCTAGTTATGTAAATGTTGTGAAACCAAAACATTTTATACACTGTATATCCATGAAACTTGTCTTGTTATATGATACCTTACCATGGGAACAATATCGTGGGTGAGAAGTATATTGCTTGGTCGCATGTCCCGATGAATAATAGGACCACCACGGCATTCCTCGTGTAGAAAACGCAATCCCTTTGCAATCCCAATGGCAATAGCATACCTCTGGTGCCACTCAAGAACTGCTGCATTATTTTCTACAGAAATGTATTCATAAAAGTTAAACCTCATTGGGTATATTGAGACTCAGAGAATAAATAAACTATAGCCAACTTACCAAATAAATGCCAATGGAGAGACTTGTTGcaaatatattcataaatgaggatgtttttcctttctttgcAACAATAACCCAACAGCATCACTATATTCTTGTGTCGCGCAAAACTTAAGACGTAGACCTCAGAATGAAATTCAGAAAATCCTTGTGAACTTTCTTCTTTCCTTACCTTTGCCGCAATTTGCTGTCCATCTTTAAGCACGCCCTTGTATACGTGACCGTAGCCACCTTCACCTAATAAGTTGTCCTTTGAAAAGTCATTTGTTGCAAGTTGTATGTCAGAGTAGTTGAACTTCACTGAGTCTGAGATAGATAACTCAGTTCTTGTCCCACAGCCAGTACAAAGAAGCGGTGCGTCTGAATGTTTTGGCAGAAAGTCACTTTGGTTTGGCTTATGGTCAATCTGAGAACTGGTGAGATACCTATATTCTCCTTTAATGCTTATGCCTGCATCAAAGTTAAAACTCCTATTTATTACAAAATGCGATAGGAAAAACAATGGATGTTAACCTGCAAAAACATCGATCTCTTCTATATTCAACTTTTGTACGCGTTTTAAAATGGTAAAACGAACTTAAATACACAAAACCAACAAGTTGATTAGTTTGGTATTGGAATCTGTTCTCATAAATAAGGTTTTAGGTTCAAATCTTCTAGATTAACAAATTGGTGAAATACTCTGTACCAATAATAACTTAGTTATAAACAAATAAGTTTCTattcaacaaaacaaaaggtAATCATACTTAAGCTACAAAAATAAGAACGATTAGTCCACAACTAATTACTGATATAAGCTGAAACAATCTCAATTAAAAACAGTTCTTATTTTCTCCCTCCAGTTTAGGAGTATGAGATGCAATTAACTTACTATTCATCATTCTATCTTCTTCTCAGCAAGAGAATGAAATCTACATTTGTCTAAAAATTTAACTGAGCCTAAGTATGATGTTAAGTAAAAGTGAGAAACTTAagtatcataaaaaaaaagacccGTAAATTCATAACTCTAAGTTTTAGGTTAGAGATAATGTGAATAACTTATGTCTTTCCATTCCACACCACCCCTGGCAACCAAATAGCATATTAAAATATTCCACGAGGAGTGATAATCATGCTTAAAAAAAGACTTTCAGAAAGAATTTTATGATGATATTTTCCAGAGAGCCAGTGATAAATGCTCATTTAAAAACACAATGATTCCATATCATTGCAAGAAAAGCTTACATGCGTAATTCCTAAAACTTGTAAGACAGgcttaaaaacaattaaacagGCTTCCTGATCACCTGATCTTTCTTGCTTAGAAGAGGATCCAAATTCTGATACGGAACTGTAATCGCGCGACCTGTTAACACTTGACTGCTTCGTATATCTCCTAATCATACTACTGGTATC
This Vigna angularis cultivar LongXiaoDou No.4 chromosome 4, ASM1680809v1, whole genome shotgun sequence DNA region includes the following protein-coding sequences:
- the LOC108330428 gene encoding proline-rich receptor-like protein kinase PERK10, encoding MESPPTPSYVVVACDATRDRTENEIKLVADHVRARGSFLSHGDKLLVLCVLHKVSHPMGYQTLACPESFAGTNFRTMEEEVKKKVDTYASELLSCYEDFESEGATIEIKVTAGFPIKQVVLQEITNYNASWIILDRHLRRDLRYHLNKLPCKVALVKDDLSLEIWKSHNTHDTKITATKFVFSLSKFVSLSDCHCIEDIEHSIVSFKSYPHSIVASDTSSMIRRYTKQSSVNRSRDYSSVSEFGSSSKQERSGISIKGEYRYLTSSQIDHKPNQSDFLPKHSDAPLLCTGCGTRTELSISDSVKFNYSDIQLATNDFSKDNLLGEGGYGHVYKGVLKDGQQIAAKVRKEESSQGFSEFHSEVYVLSFARHKNIVMLLGYCCKERKNILIYEYICNKSLHWHLFENNAAVLEWHQRYAIAIGIAKGLRFLHEECRGGPIIHRDMRPSNILLTHDIVPMLGDFGLAKWKTDNETPQTRIMGTLGYLAPEYAEDGIVSEGTDVYSYGIILLQLISGRQVGNSNNPEQQQSLRQWAEPMIEKLALHELIDTRLAESYDTYELYLMAKAAYFCVQRKPEMRPSMGEVVRLLEGESSHFHSLEDQFVPNFNG